A region from the Nostoc sp. HK-01 genome encodes:
- a CDS encoding pseudouridine synthase, Rsu, which translates to MTSSFRYLIFHKPYGVLSQFTQETPNHSTLKDYIDVPDVYPVGRLDWDSEGLLLLTNDGKLQHRLSDPRFGHQRTYWVQVERIPDADAITKLQTGVEIQDYRTRPAKVRLLPEDPPVGDRHPPIRFRKNVPTAWLEMTLTEGKNRQVRRMTAAVRFPTLRLIRVSIAHLNLDGLQLGQWRDLSASELKLLHNLPHKYSDSRTKKSKFS; encoded by the coding sequence ATGACTAGTAGCTTTCGGTATCTGATTTTTCACAAACCCTACGGTGTCCTCAGTCAATTTACGCAGGAAACACCGAACCATAGTACTCTCAAAGATTATATTGATGTGCCTGATGTTTATCCTGTGGGGCGTTTGGACTGGGATAGTGAAGGATTATTACTGTTGACAAACGATGGAAAATTGCAACATCGACTTTCTGATCCGCGTTTTGGCCATCAGCGAACTTACTGGGTACAAGTAGAGCGGATTCCCGATGCAGATGCTATAACCAAATTGCAAACGGGTGTAGAAATCCAAGATTACCGCACTCGACCTGCAAAAGTGAGACTGTTACCCGAAGATCCACCAGTGGGCGATCGCCATCCACCCATCAGATTTCGTAAAAATGTGCCGACAGCCTGGTTAGAAATGACTTTGACAGAAGGCAAAAATCGTCAGGTGCGGCGGATGACTGCGGCTGTAAGGTTTCCCACTTTGCGACTCATCAGGGTGAGCATAGCCCATCTCAACTTGGATGGACTACAACTAGGCCAGTGGCGCGACTTGAGTGCATCAGAACTCAAATTGCTGCATAACTTACCTCACAAATATTCTGACTCTAGAACTAAGAAGTCTAAATTTTCTTAG